A genomic region of Sander lucioperca isolate FBNREF2018 chromosome 6, SLUC_FBN_1.2, whole genome shotgun sequence contains the following coding sequences:
- the phtf1 gene encoding putative homeodomain transcription factor 1 isoform X1 — translation MTMARIAWYQEKIGAYDQQVWEKSLEQTDLNGLDSKPRKTGHIKADLIDVDLVRGSTFSKAKPDSPWTALTRKGLVRVLLFPFFFQWWIQVTSKSISSCILVLYFMQVAAVVLYLEVPGACASEVFGPMCLMLLLGTVHCQIVSTESSRWPSGSPAASRTTSPARRRRPRKGRGLKKSEEKNGSRDTEQQGQFEESQRLYRKEERRTTRKSFGASDELSSEEEEGLQPVEVILPISHQERHPATTWPTSTPVSSVRKRTLKSNPKLTLRPQEGSGPSIKGKPQAVERLRPSVGSRPASDTDDTLWEELLQGPDSASTGSSDSDSNGRYTAGIPLPQTSNLSNDDESIQQGITGSQLSWLQACHPSKDRVSAIIWEQGECKKADMSVLEISGIILTRVKLVEQGMGYLVLGGLMTATLALLPFFFHLAQHLDMSSLCSLSLKELGEMAFWQHDGQAYAFYFITTVQRVCLIGLFFFMMCVAERTYKQRLLFAKYFSHLTSARKAKKSEIPHFRLKKVQNIKMWLSLRSFLRRRGPQRSVDVIVSTIFLLALSISFIICAQLLHNHQTFLESLTNWELMVWASSLVLFLLRLATLGSETNCKYSNSSVLLTEQINLYLKMEKKPNKKEELNIVNNVLKLATKLMKELDIPFRLLGLTVNPLIYNLTRVVILSAVSAVVSDLLGFNIRLWKIKP, via the exons ATGACAATGGCCAGAATAGCCTGGTATCAAGAGAAG ATCGGGGCCTATGATCAACAAGTCTGGGAGAAATCTCTGGAGCAGACAGATCTAAAT GGCTTGGACAGCAAACCAAGGAAGACGGGTCACATCAAAGCAGACCTCATCGATGTCGACTTAGTAAGAG GATCAACTTTCAGCAAAGCCAAACCAGACAGTCCCTGGACAGCTCTGACTCGAAAGGGTCTGGTCAGAGTGCTGCTGTTCCCGTTCTTCTTCCAGTGGTGGATCCAGGTGACCTCCAAGTCCATCTCCTCATGTATCCTCGTGCTGTACTTCATGCAAG TGGCAGCAGTGGTGCTGTACTTGGAGGTCCCTGGGGCATGTGCCAGCGAGGTGTTTGGGCCAATGTGtctgatgctgctgctgggTACCGTACACTGCCAGATTGTGTCGACTGAGTCCAGCCGGTGGCCCTCGGGCAGTCCAGCTGCCAGCCGCACCACCAGCCCTGCTCGCAGACGGAG GCCCAGGAAGGGCAGAGGGCTGAAAAAATCAGAAGAAAAGAACGGCAGCAGGGACACAGAGCAGCAGGGGCAGTTTGAAGAAAGCCAGCGATTGTACaggaaagaagagaggagg ACCACAAGAAAGTCATTTGGGGCATCGGATGAGCTTTccagtgaggaagaggaggggttACAACCAGTGGAAGTAATTCTTCCAATATCTCATCAAGAGAGACACCCTGCTACAACATGGCCGACATCTACACCAGTGTCTTCTGTTAGGAAGAGAACTCTAAAGTCGAACCCCAAACTCACATTAAGACCTCAG GAAGGCAGTGGGCCTTCCATCAAGGGGAAGCCACAAGCTGTGGAGCGCCTCAGGCCGAGCGTGGGCTCTCGTCCCGCCTCCGACACTGATGATACACTGTGGGAGGAGCTTCTCCAAGGGCCTGACTCCGCCTCCACAGGGAGCAGTGACAGCGACTCGAACGGGAGGTACACCGCTGGCATTCCGCTCCCACAAACCTCCAATCTGAGCAACGATGATGAGAGCATACAGCAGGGAATCACCGGA AGCCAGCTGTCTTGGCTGCAGGCATGTCACCCATCCAAGGACCGTGTCAGTGCCATAATATGGGAGCAGGGCGAGTGTAAGAAAGCAGACATGTCAGTATTGGAGATCAGTGGGATCATCCTCACACGG GTGAAGTTGGTGGAGCAGGGTATGGGTTACCTTGTGCTTGGTGGACTGATGACCGCCACCCTGGCGCTGCTTCCCTTTTTCTTCCACTTGGCTCAGCATCTGGACATGTCGAGCCTTTGCTCCCTGTCCCTAAAAGAGCTGGGAGAAATGGCGTTTTGGCAGCATGATGGCCAGGCCTACGCCTTTTACTTCATCACAACGGTGCAAAGAGTCTGCCTCATAGGACTGTTCTTCTTCATGATGTGTGTAGCTGAGAGAACGTACAAACAG AGACTGTTGTTTGCTAAGTACTTCAGCCACCTCACTTCAGCTCGCAAGGCCAAGAAATCTGAGATCCCTCATTTCAGGCTGAAGAAAGTCCAGAACATAAAGATGTGGTTGTCACTACGCTCTTTTCTCAGG AGACGAGGGCCACAGCGCTCTGTTGACGTCATCGTCTCCACTATCTTCCTTTTGGCGCTTTCCATTTCATTCATCATTTGTGCCCAG CTTCTGCACAACCACCAGACATTCCTAGAGTCCCTGACAAACTGGGAGCTGATGGTGTGGGCCTCCTCCCTCGTCCTCTTTCTGTTACGGCTGGCCACGCTGGGCTCGGAGACTAACTGCAAATACAGTAACTCCTCAGTGCTGCTCACTGAGCAG ATCAATTTGTATCTCAAGATGGAGAAAAAGCCCAATAAGAAAGAAGAACTCAATATAGTAAACAATGTTTTGAAACTGGCTACAAAACTGATGAAG GAGCTGGATATTCCATTCAGACTGCTAGGTCTGACCGTGAACCCTCTGATCTACAACCTCACCAGAGTGGTCATCCTGTCTGCTGTGTCTGCTGTGGTCAGCGACCTGCTCGGCTTCAACATCAGA CTGTGGAAAATCAAGCCTTAA
- the phtf1 gene encoding putative homeodomain transcription factor 1 isoform X2: protein MTMARIAWYQEKIGAYDQQVWEKSLEQTDLNGLDSKPRKTGHIKADLIDVDLVRGSTFSKAKPDSPWTALTRKGLVRVLLFPFFFQWWIQVTSKSISSCILVLYFMQVAAVVLYLEVPGACASEVFGPMCLMLLLGTVHCQIVSTESSRWPSGSPAASRTTSPARRRRPRKGRGLKKSEEKNGSRDTEQQGQFEESQRLYRKEERREGSGPSIKGKPQAVERLRPSVGSRPASDTDDTLWEELLQGPDSASTGSSDSDSNGRYTAGIPLPQTSNLSNDDESIQQGITGSQLSWLQACHPSKDRVSAIIWEQGECKKADMSVLEISGIILTRVKLVEQGMGYLVLGGLMTATLALLPFFFHLAQHLDMSSLCSLSLKELGEMAFWQHDGQAYAFYFITTVQRVCLIGLFFFMMCVAERTYKQRLLFAKYFSHLTSARKAKKSEIPHFRLKKVQNIKMWLSLRSFLRRRGPQRSVDVIVSTIFLLALSISFIICAQLLHNHQTFLESLTNWELMVWASSLVLFLLRLATLGSETNCKYSNSSVLLTEQINLYLKMEKKPNKKEELNIVNNVLKLATKLMKELDIPFRLLGLTVNPLIYNLTRVVILSAVSAVVSDLLGFNIRLWKIKP, encoded by the exons ATGACAATGGCCAGAATAGCCTGGTATCAAGAGAAG ATCGGGGCCTATGATCAACAAGTCTGGGAGAAATCTCTGGAGCAGACAGATCTAAAT GGCTTGGACAGCAAACCAAGGAAGACGGGTCACATCAAAGCAGACCTCATCGATGTCGACTTAGTAAGAG GATCAACTTTCAGCAAAGCCAAACCAGACAGTCCCTGGACAGCTCTGACTCGAAAGGGTCTGGTCAGAGTGCTGCTGTTCCCGTTCTTCTTCCAGTGGTGGATCCAGGTGACCTCCAAGTCCATCTCCTCATGTATCCTCGTGCTGTACTTCATGCAAG TGGCAGCAGTGGTGCTGTACTTGGAGGTCCCTGGGGCATGTGCCAGCGAGGTGTTTGGGCCAATGTGtctgatgctgctgctgggTACCGTACACTGCCAGATTGTGTCGACTGAGTCCAGCCGGTGGCCCTCGGGCAGTCCAGCTGCCAGCCGCACCACCAGCCCTGCTCGCAGACGGAG GCCCAGGAAGGGCAGAGGGCTGAAAAAATCAGAAGAAAAGAACGGCAGCAGGGACACAGAGCAGCAGGGGCAGTTTGAAGAAAGCCAGCGATTGTACaggaaagaagagaggagg GAAGGCAGTGGGCCTTCCATCAAGGGGAAGCCACAAGCTGTGGAGCGCCTCAGGCCGAGCGTGGGCTCTCGTCCCGCCTCCGACACTGATGATACACTGTGGGAGGAGCTTCTCCAAGGGCCTGACTCCGCCTCCACAGGGAGCAGTGACAGCGACTCGAACGGGAGGTACACCGCTGGCATTCCGCTCCCACAAACCTCCAATCTGAGCAACGATGATGAGAGCATACAGCAGGGAATCACCGGA AGCCAGCTGTCTTGGCTGCAGGCATGTCACCCATCCAAGGACCGTGTCAGTGCCATAATATGGGAGCAGGGCGAGTGTAAGAAAGCAGACATGTCAGTATTGGAGATCAGTGGGATCATCCTCACACGG GTGAAGTTGGTGGAGCAGGGTATGGGTTACCTTGTGCTTGGTGGACTGATGACCGCCACCCTGGCGCTGCTTCCCTTTTTCTTCCACTTGGCTCAGCATCTGGACATGTCGAGCCTTTGCTCCCTGTCCCTAAAAGAGCTGGGAGAAATGGCGTTTTGGCAGCATGATGGCCAGGCCTACGCCTTTTACTTCATCACAACGGTGCAAAGAGTCTGCCTCATAGGACTGTTCTTCTTCATGATGTGTGTAGCTGAGAGAACGTACAAACAG AGACTGTTGTTTGCTAAGTACTTCAGCCACCTCACTTCAGCTCGCAAGGCCAAGAAATCTGAGATCCCTCATTTCAGGCTGAAGAAAGTCCAGAACATAAAGATGTGGTTGTCACTACGCTCTTTTCTCAGG AGACGAGGGCCACAGCGCTCTGTTGACGTCATCGTCTCCACTATCTTCCTTTTGGCGCTTTCCATTTCATTCATCATTTGTGCCCAG CTTCTGCACAACCACCAGACATTCCTAGAGTCCCTGACAAACTGGGAGCTGATGGTGTGGGCCTCCTCCCTCGTCCTCTTTCTGTTACGGCTGGCCACGCTGGGCTCGGAGACTAACTGCAAATACAGTAACTCCTCAGTGCTGCTCACTGAGCAG ATCAATTTGTATCTCAAGATGGAGAAAAAGCCCAATAAGAAAGAAGAACTCAATATAGTAAACAATGTTTTGAAACTGGCTACAAAACTGATGAAG GAGCTGGATATTCCATTCAGACTGCTAGGTCTGACCGTGAACCCTCTGATCTACAACCTCACCAGAGTGGTCATCCTGTCTGCTGTGTCTGCTGTGGTCAGCGACCTGCTCGGCTTCAACATCAGA CTGTGGAAAATCAAGCCTTAA